In the genome of Telluria beijingensis, one region contains:
- a CDS encoding M15 family metallopeptidase: protein MLIFIALLYVCLASGLAWLVLFPSGRSLVARGMHIVRGLAGRAGGLRHAGARAAGAVYDGVTLSLRERVLQGVRRHRVLLAIGAPAVLIPSLLALALSNPAMLPVYEGNAALPDAQVAALLAGEQLVPPVALPPSVFTTAEVELVRPMLVTASRNWGLLHPDFSQRLLLAFKIMKEQHGYEMALLEGYRSPARQDELAAAGGHVTNARAFQSWHQYGLAADCAFLRDGKLVITEKDPWAMRGYQLYGQVAESLGLTWGGRWKMMDLGHIELRMRGVMQR, encoded by the coding sequence ATGCTGATCTTTATCGCCCTTCTGTACGTTTGTCTCGCATCCGGCCTGGCCTGGCTTGTTCTTTTTCCAAGTGGACGCTCGCTGGTGGCGCGCGGCATGCACATCGTGCGCGGCCTGGCGGGGCGCGCGGGCGGCTTGCGCCATGCCGGCGCGCGCGCCGCCGGCGCCGTGTACGACGGCGTGACGCTGTCGCTGCGCGAGCGGGTGCTGCAGGGGGTGCGCCGGCACCGGGTGCTGCTGGCGATCGGCGCGCCGGCGGTGCTGATCCCGTCGCTGCTGGCGCTGGCCCTGAGCAATCCGGCCATGCTGCCGGTGTACGAGGGCAATGCCGCCCTCCCTGACGCGCAGGTGGCGGCGCTGCTGGCCGGCGAGCAACTGGTGCCGCCGGTGGCCCTGCCGCCGAGCGTGTTCACCACGGCCGAGGTCGAACTGGTGCGGCCGATGCTGGTCACGGCCAGCCGCAACTGGGGCTTGCTGCATCCCGACTTCAGCCAGCGCCTGCTGCTGGCGTTCAAGATCATGAAGGAACAGCACGGCTACGAGATGGCCTTGCTCGAGGGCTATCGCAGCCCGGCGCGCCAGGACGAGCTGGCGGCCGCCGGCGGCCACGTCACCAATGCGCGCGCCTTCCAGAGCTGGCACCAGTACGGCCTGGCGGCCGATTGCGCCTTTCTGCGCGACGGCAAGCTGGTGATTACCGAAAAAGATCCCTGGGCCATGCGCGGCTACCAGCTGTATGGCCAGGTGGCCGAATCGCTGGGCCTGACCTGGGGTGGGCGCTGGAAGATGATGGACCTGGGCCATATCGAATTGCGGATGCGCGGCGTCATGCAGCGCTGA